The proteins below are encoded in one region of Brevundimonas fontaquae:
- the rpoB gene encoding DNA-directed RNA polymerase subunit beta, whose amino-acid sequence MTDVAHDLAINGQIASATSFTGKKRIRKSFGRIPEAIAMPNLIEVQRASYEQFLQREVRPGQRKEQGIEAVFKSVFPIKDFNERAILEYVSYEFEEPKYDVEECIQRDMTYAAPLKVKLRLIVFETDEETGARSVKDIKEQDVYMGDIPLMTDKGTFIVNGTERVIVSQMHRSPGVFFDHDKGKTHSSGKLLFAARVIPYRGSWLDFEFDAKDVVYVRIDRRRKLPATTFLMGLGMDGEEILKTFYETVPYEKRGEGWVTPYKAERWRGVKPEFDLIDADTGEVVAQAGQKISARAAKKLGETTTSLSLAADALVTKYLANDAVNFETGEIFAEAGDELDAPTIEVLEQNGFTTIEVLDIDHVTVGAYMRNTLRVDKNDNREDALFDVYRVMRPGEPPTPEAAEAMFNSLFFDSERYDLSAVGRVKMNMRLESPEVSDEIRVLRKEDVLKVLQILVGLKDGRGEIDDIDNLGNRRVRSVGELLENQYRVGLLRMERAIKERMSSVDIDTVMPHDLINAKPAAAAVREFFGSSQLSQFMDQTNPLSEITHKRRLSALGPGGLTRERAGFEVRDVHPTHYGRICPIETPEGPNIGLINSLATHARVNKYGFIESPYRRVKDGQAQGEVVYISAMEESKYTIAQANIELKNGQIVEDLVPGRINGESQLLNKDAVDMMDVSPKQVVSVAAALIPFLENDDANRALMGANMQRQAVPLVQSDAPLVGTGMEAVVAVDSGAVVVARRDGVVEQIDGTRIVVRATGDVDAARSGVDIYRLSKFQRSNQSTCINQRPIVRVGDQVKGGDVIADGPSTDLGELALGRNALVAFMPWNGYNFEDSILISERIVRDDVFTSIHLEEFEVAARDTKLGPEEITRDIPNVGEEALRNLDEAGIVAIGAEVQPGDILVGKVTPKGESPMTPEEKLLRAIFGEKASDVRDTSLRLPPGVAGTIVDVRVFNRHGVDKDERAMAIERAEIERLGKDRDDELKILERNVYGRLKPLIVGKNAVSGPKGIGRGELTEEKLAEVSRGLWWQIALDDEKAMGELEAMKRQFEDARKQLDRRFEDKVEKLQRGDELPPGVMKMVKVFVAVKRKLQPGDKMAGRHGNKGVISKILPIEDMPHLEDGTHVDVVLNPLGVPSRMNIGQIFETHLGWAAAGLGKQISGLLEAWQAGGQKQALIDRLTHIYGPETPLPQDEEELIELAKNLSKGVPFATPVFDGAHIGDIERLLEEAGLNKSAQSILYDGQTGEQFKRPVTVGYIYMLKLHHLVDDKIHARSIGPYSLVTQQPLGGKAQFGGQRFGEMEVWALEAYGAAYTLQEMLTVKSDDVAGRTKVYEAIVRGDDSFEAGIPESFNVLIKEMRSLGLNVELGNS is encoded by the coding sequence ATGACTGACGTCGCCCACGATCTCGCCATCAACGGTCAGATCGCTTCCGCCACCTCGTTCACCGGCAAGAAGCGCATCCGCAAATCCTTCGGGCGTATTCCCGAAGCGATCGCGATGCCGAACCTGATCGAGGTTCAACGCGCTTCCTACGAACAGTTCCTGCAGCGCGAGGTCCGTCCGGGCCAGCGCAAGGAGCAGGGCATCGAGGCGGTCTTCAAGTCGGTGTTCCCGATCAAGGACTTCAACGAACGCGCCATCCTGGAATACGTCTCGTACGAGTTCGAAGAGCCGAAGTACGACGTCGAGGAGTGCATTCAGCGCGACATGACCTATGCGGCGCCGCTGAAGGTCAAGCTGCGCCTGATCGTGTTCGAAACCGACGAGGAAACGGGAGCCCGTTCGGTCAAGGACATCAAGGAGCAGGACGTCTACATGGGCGACATCCCGCTCATGACGGACAAGGGCACGTTCATCGTCAACGGCACCGAGCGCGTGATCGTCTCGCAGATGCACCGTTCGCCGGGCGTCTTCTTCGATCACGACAAGGGCAAGACGCACTCTTCGGGCAAGCTGCTGTTCGCCGCCCGCGTGATCCCGTACCGCGGCTCGTGGCTCGACTTCGAGTTCGACGCCAAGGACGTGGTCTATGTCCGCATCGACCGTCGCCGCAAGCTGCCCGCCACGACCTTCCTGATGGGTCTGGGCATGGACGGCGAAGAAATCCTGAAAACCTTCTACGAGACCGTGCCTTACGAGAAGCGCGGCGAGGGCTGGGTCACGCCTTACAAGGCCGAGCGCTGGCGCGGGGTTAAGCCGGAGTTCGACCTGATCGACGCCGACACTGGCGAAGTGGTCGCCCAGGCCGGTCAGAAGATCAGCGCCCGCGCCGCCAAGAAGCTGGGCGAGACGACGACCTCGCTGTCGCTGGCCGCCGACGCCCTGGTCACCAAGTATCTGGCCAATGACGCCGTCAACTTCGAGACCGGCGAAATCTTCGCCGAGGCCGGCGACGAACTGGACGCCCCGACCATCGAAGTGCTGGAGCAAAACGGCTTCACCACCATCGAAGTGCTGGACATCGACCACGTCACGGTCGGCGCCTACATGCGCAACACCCTGCGCGTGGACAAGAACGACAATCGCGAGGACGCCCTGTTCGACGTCTATCGCGTGATGCGTCCGGGCGAGCCGCCCACCCCGGAAGCCGCCGAGGCCATGTTCAACTCGCTGTTCTTCGACAGCGAACGCTACGACCTGTCGGCCGTCGGCCGGGTCAAGATGAACATGCGTCTGGAAAGCCCGGAAGTCTCCGACGAGATCCGCGTCCTGCGCAAGGAGGACGTGCTGAAGGTGCTGCAGATCCTGGTCGGCCTGAAGGACGGCCGCGGCGAGATCGACGACATCGACAACCTGGGCAACCGCCGGGTCCGTTCGGTCGGCGAGCTGCTGGAAAACCAGTACCGCGTCGGTCTGCTGCGGATGGAGCGCGCCATCAAGGAGCGCATGTCCTCGGTCGATATCGACACGGTCATGCCGCACGACCTGATCAACGCCAAACCGGCCGCCGCCGCGGTTCGCGAGTTCTTCGGTTCGTCGCAGCTGTCGCAGTTCATGGACCAGACGAACCCGCTGTCGGAAATCACCCACAAGCGTCGTCTGTCGGCGCTTGGCCCGGGCGGTCTGACGCGTGAGCGCGCGGGCTTCGAAGTCCGCGACGTGCACCCGACCCACTACGGCCGGATCTGCCCGATCGAAACGCCGGAAGGCCCGAACATCGGCCTGATCAACTCGCTGGCCACCCACGCGCGCGTCAACAAGTACGGCTTCATCGAGAGCCCGTACCGCCGCGTGAAGGACGGCCAGGCCCAGGGCGAGGTGGTCTACATCTCGGCCATGGAAGAGTCGAAGTACACGATCGCTCAGGCCAACATCGAACTGAAGAATGGTCAGATCGTCGAGGACCTGGTTCCCGGCCGGATCAACGGTGAATCCCAGCTCCTGAACAAGGACGCCGTGGACATGATGGACGTGTCGCCGAAACAAGTCGTTTCGGTCGCTGCGGCCCTGATCCCGTTCCTGGAAAACGACGACGCCAACCGCGCGCTGATGGGCGCCAACATGCAACGTCAGGCCGTGCCTCTGGTGCAGTCGGACGCGCCGCTGGTCGGCACCGGCATGGAAGCGGTCGTGGCCGTGGATTCCGGCGCCGTCGTGGTCGCCCGTCGTGACGGCGTCGTCGAACAGATCGACGGCACCCGGATCGTCGTGCGCGCCACCGGCGACGTGGACGCCGCCCGCTCGGGCGTCGACATCTACCGCCTGTCGAAGTTCCAGCGTTCGAACCAGTCGACCTGCATCAACCAGCGCCCGATCGTGCGCGTTGGCGATCAGGTGAAGGGCGGCGACGTCATCGCCGACGGCCCATCGACGGACCTGGGCGAACTGGCTCTGGGCCGCAACGCCCTGGTCGCCTTCATGCCCTGGAACGGCTACAACTTCGAAGACTCCATCCTGATCTCCGAGCGCATCGTGCGCGACGACGTCTTCACCTCGATCCACCTGGAAGAGTTCGAAGTCGCCGCCCGCGATACGAAGCTTGGCCCTGAGGAAATCACGCGCGACATCCCCAACGTCGGCGAGGAAGCCCTGCGCAACCTCGACGAAGCGGGCATCGTGGCCATCGGCGCCGAGGTCCAGCCGGGCGACATTCTGGTCGGCAAGGTCACGCCGAAGGGCGAAAGCCCGATGACGCCGGAAGAGAAGCTGCTGCGCGCCATCTTTGGCGAGAAGGCTTCGGACGTGCGCGACACCTCCCTGCGCCTGCCGCCCGGCGTCGCCGGCACGATCGTGGACGTTCGCGTCTTTAACCGTCACGGCGTCGACAAGGACGAGCGCGCCATGGCGATCGAACGCGCCGAGATCGAACGTCTGGGCAAGGACCGCGACGACGAGCTCAAGATCCTCGAGCGCAACGTCTATGGCCGCCTGAAGCCTCTGATCGTCGGCAAGAACGCCGTGTCGGGGCCCAAGGGCATCGGCCGTGGCGAACTGACCGAAGAGAAGCTGGCCGAGGTCAGCCGTGGTCTGTGGTGGCAGATCGCCCTGGACGACGAAAAGGCCATGGGCGAGCTGGAAGCGATGAAGCGCCAGTTCGAGGACGCTCGCAAGCAACTGGACCGTCGTTTCGAAGACAAGGTCGAGAAGCTACAGCGCGGCGACGAACTGCCCCCCGGCGTGATGAAGATGGTCAAGGTCTTCGTGGCCGTGAAGCGCAAGCTTCAGCCCGGCGACAAGATGGCCGGCCGTCACGGCAACAAGGGCGTCATCTCCAAGATCCTGCCGATCGAGGACATGCCGCACCTGGAAGACGGCACGCACGTCGACGTCGTTCTGAACCCGCTGGGCGTGCCTTCGCGCATGAACATTGGTCAGATCTTCGAAACCCACCTGGGTTGGGCCGCCGCCGGTCTGGGCAAGCAGATCTCCGGTCTACTGGAAGCCTGGCAAGCGGGTGGTCAGAAGCAGGCGCTGATCGATCGTCTGACCCATATCTACGGCCCGGAAACCCCGCTGCCGCAGGATGAGGAAGAGCTGATCGAACTGGCGAAGAACCTGTCCAAGGGCGTGCCCTTCGCGACCCCGGTCTTCGACGGTGCGCACATCGGCGACATCGAGCGTCTGCTGGAAGAGGCGGGGCTGAACAAGTCGGCCCAGTCGATCCTGTACGACGGTCAGACCGGCGAGCAGTTCAAGCGTCCGGTCACGGTCGGCTACATCTACATGCTGAAGCTGCACCACCTGGTCGACGACAAGATCCACGCCCGCTCCATCGGCCCGTACTCGCTGGTCACCCAGCAGCCGTTGGGCGGCAAGGCGCAGTTCGGCGGCCAGCGCTTCGGGGAAATGGAGGTCTGGGCTCTGGAAGCTTACGGCGCCGCCTACACCCTGCAGGAGATGCTGACGGTGAAGTCCGACGACGTGGCCGGCCGGACCAAGGTCTACGAGGCCATCGTCCGTGGCGACGACAGCTTCGAGGCCGGCATTCCCGAGAGCTTCAACGTGCTCATCAAGGAAATGCGTTCGCTGGGTCTGAACGTGGAGCTGGGGAACAGCTGA
- a CDS encoding FKBP-type peptidyl-prolyl cis-trans isomerase, which yields MTRIALPLLAALALSACATHREPVTYAETASAAARAADQVNGQGALTPQQAWDAGNTAYLAWNGARRGWTTTESGLQYRRVGKAHPEGAQPRATDTVKVHYRGTFIDGREFDSSYARNEPAEFPLNRVIKGWTEGVALMRVGEIYEFVIPASLGYGSRWVGGDELPPNSTLRFSVELLDVKPG from the coding sequence ATGACACGGATCGCCCTGCCCCTGCTTGCCGCTCTGGCCCTTTCCGCCTGCGCCACCCATCGCGAGCCGGTGACCTATGCCGAAACGGCTTCGGCCGCCGCGCGCGCCGCCGATCAGGTCAATGGCCAGGGAGCCCTGACGCCGCAGCAGGCCTGGGACGCCGGCAATACCGCCTACCTCGCCTGGAACGGCGCCCGGCGCGGCTGGACCACCACCGAAAGCGGTCTGCAATATCGCCGCGTCGGCAAGGCCCACCCCGAGGGCGCTCAGCCCAGGGCGACGGACACGGTCAAGGTCCACTATCGCGGCACCTTCATCGACGGACGCGAGTTCGACAGCTCCTACGCGCGCAATGAACCGGCCGAGTTCCCGCTGAACCGCGTCATCAAGGGCTGGACCGAGGGCGTGGCCCTGATGCGCGTCGGGGAAATCTATGAGTTCGTCATTCCCGCCTCGCTGGGCTACGGCTCGCGCTGGGTCGGCGGCGACGAACTGCCCCCCAACTCCACCCTGCGCTTCTCGGTCGAACTGCTGGACGTCAAGCCGGGCTGA
- a CDS encoding molecular chaperone DnaJ — MGLIWLALAAIAVWALVRMGRQTERRGRAHWRVTATLLGAVLLAGGALAAFRGSWLTATALAGAGLYLAWSSRQLPIARSEPISEADARAVLGVGPAATEAEIRAAWKRAMARAHPDQGGTEGLATRVNAARDRLLGKSGRR, encoded by the coding sequence ATGGGGTTGATCTGGCTGGCCCTGGCGGCGATCGCCGTTTGGGCGCTGGTGCGGATGGGCCGGCAGACCGAGCGACGCGGACGCGCCCACTGGCGCGTGACCGCGACCCTGCTGGGCGCGGTGCTACTGGCGGGCGGCGCCCTGGCGGCGTTTCGTGGATCGTGGCTGACGGCGACGGCGCTGGCCGGGGCAGGACTCTATCTGGCCTGGTCTTCTCGCCAGCTACCAATCGCGAGATCCGAACCCATCAGCGAGGCTGACGCCCGCGCCGTGCTGGGGGTCGGGCCAGCCGCGACCGAGGCCGAAATCCGCGCGGCCTGGAAACGCGCCATGGCCCGCGCCCATCCCGATCAGGGCGGCACGGAGGGATTGGCGACGCGCGTCAACGCCGCGCGCGATCGACTGCTGGGAAAATCCGGGCGCCGCTGA
- a CDS encoding division plane positioning ATPase MipZ has translation MTQPHVIVLGNEKGGAGKSTLAIHIVTGLLHAGRSVAIIDLDLRQRSMQRFFHNRLAWLAANGHDLPQPFIPDMGDGKALAKADVAEQIATFERAFDEAAARGVDCILIDTPGGDTAVSNAAHARADQIVTPMNDSFVDFDLLGDVDPVTLELLKPSIYSESVWEARKQRAIAQGRHATIDWLVVTNRLAVAEARNRKRLEERMTKLAKRVGFRVGPGLRDRVIYRELFPFGLTVADLSNDIRPVAVSLAHVAARQEMRNLMMAMGLEQVLSPLDVAA, from the coding sequence ATGACGCAGCCGCATGTGATCGTCCTCGGCAACGAAAAGGGCGGGGCGGGCAAGTCCACCCTGGCCATCCACATCGTGACCGGCCTGCTGCACGCCGGGCGCTCGGTGGCGATCATCGATCTGGACCTGCGCCAGCGCTCGATGCAGCGCTTCTTCCACAACCGTCTGGCCTGGCTGGCGGCGAACGGGCACGATCTGCCTCAGCCGTTCATTCCCGACATGGGCGACGGCAAGGCCCTGGCCAAGGCGGACGTGGCCGAACAGATCGCCACCTTCGAGCGCGCTTTCGATGAGGCGGCGGCGCGGGGCGTCGATTGCATCCTGATCGACACGCCCGGCGGCGACACGGCCGTTTCGAACGCCGCCCACGCCCGCGCCGATCAGATCGTGACGCCGATGAACGACAGCTTCGTCGATTTCGACCTGCTGGGCGACGTCGATCCGGTTACCTTGGAGCTGCTGAAACCATCGATCTATTCCGAGAGCGTCTGGGAGGCGCGCAAGCAGCGCGCCATCGCCCAGGGTCGCCACGCCACGATCGATTGGCTGGTGGTCACCAATCGCCTCGCCGTCGCGGAGGCGCGCAACCGCAAACGACTGGAAGAACGGATGACCAAGCTGGCCAAGCGCGTCGGCTTCCGCGTCGGTCCCGGCCTGCGCGACCGGGTCATCTATCGCGAGCTGTTCCCGTTCGGCCTGACGGTGGCCGACCTGTCGAATGACATCCGGCCGGTCGCGGTGTCCCTGGCCCACGTCGCTGCGCGCCAGGAGATGCGCAATCTGATGATGGCCATGGGCCTGGAGCAGGTTCTCAGCCCTTTGGACGTGGCGGCCTGA
- a CDS encoding SPOR domain-containing protein yields MTPAEATRPVLIALAFASSLAVAGCGAVDSDPHRFSAMAQNVAAIDIPLSAGDRETRHAVAEKAGLRPVRFTPVKVAVMDPHAMWDARDVQAGLRPVGEDTGLRDAVVRAASPAVVKAVADEAVSRVQAPVLRPASLPATRETGRTIQLGAYSSAAGARLAWDRMKATSDLSGLSPIYQEVEVNGRRLTRLKVGPVSTETAAAVCRSAAVADAWCARNS; encoded by the coding sequence ATGACGCCCGCAGAAGCGACCCGTCCAGTTCTGATCGCCCTGGCCTTCGCCAGCAGCCTCGCCGTCGCCGGCTGTGGCGCGGTGGACAGCGATCCCCATCGATTCAGCGCGATGGCCCAGAATGTCGCGGCGATCGACATCCCGCTCTCGGCCGGTGACCGCGAAACCCGGCATGCCGTGGCTGAAAAGGCCGGACTGCGGCCTGTGCGCTTCACGCCGGTCAAGGTGGCGGTCATGGATCCCCACGCCATGTGGGACGCTCGTGACGTTCAGGCGGGTCTGCGCCCCGTCGGTGAGGATACCGGGCTGCGCGACGCGGTTGTACGGGCTGCCTCGCCCGCGGTTGTCAAAGCCGTGGCGGATGAGGCGGTCTCGCGGGTTCAGGCGCCCGTGTTGCGTCCCGCCAGCCTTCCGGCGACTCGGGAAACCGGGCGAACAATCCAACTGGGCGCTTATTCCAGTGCGGCCGGCGCGCGTCTGGCTTGGGATCGGATGAAGGCTACGTCAGACCTGTCGGGATTGTCGCCGATCTATCAGGAGGTCGAGGTCAACGGCCGTCGGCTGACGCGGCTGAAGGTTGGACCGGTCTCGACCGAAACCGCTGCTGCGGTATGCCGCTCCGCCGCTGTCGCCGACGCCTGGTGCGCTCGCAACAGCTGA
- the panC gene encoding pantoate--beta-alanine ligase, translating to MIDAAPLPVVRTVADLRAIVRDWKRQGLSVGMVPTMGALHEGHLTLVREAARRADRVVASNFVNPTQFAAHEDLGKYPRQQEEDARLLAGAGCHLMFAPSADEMYPEGFATSVAVAGPALGLEGDFRPQMFGGVALVVTKLFNQVQPDVAVFGEKDYQQLMVVRRFVRDLDLPVEIVGAPTERDGWGLALSSRNAYLSETELETARRLNGILAEAGVHASGGRPLPGVEREAYAALLKAGFERVDYVAIRHAENLTPFRNDIVDAPARILAAAWLGKTRLIDNMAV from the coding sequence ATGATAGACGCCGCCCCCCTCCCCGTCGTCCGCACTGTCGCCGACCTGCGGGCGATCGTCCGGGACTGGAAACGTCAAGGCCTGAGCGTCGGCATGGTTCCGACCATGGGCGCCCTGCATGAAGGCCACCTGACCCTGGTGCGGGAGGCCGCACGCCGCGCCGACCGCGTCGTCGCCTCCAACTTCGTCAATCCGACCCAGTTCGCGGCGCATGAGGATCTGGGCAAATATCCCCGCCAGCAAGAGGAAGACGCCCGTCTGCTGGCCGGCGCCGGCTGCCACCTGATGTTCGCGCCCTCAGCCGACGAGATGTATCCGGAAGGCTTTGCGACCAGCGTCGCCGTCGCCGGCCCAGCGCTGGGTCTCGAGGGCGATTTCCGGCCACAGATGTTCGGCGGGGTCGCCCTGGTCGTCACCAAGCTGTTCAACCAGGTCCAGCCCGATGTCGCGGTCTTCGGCGAGAAGGACTACCAACAGCTGATGGTCGTTCGTCGGTTCGTGCGTGACCTTGATCTGCCGGTCGAGATCGTAGGGGCGCCGACGGAGCGGGACGGCTGGGGTCTGGCCCTGTCCTCGCGCAACGCCTACCTGTCAGAGACCGAGCTTGAGACCGCGCGCCGGCTGAACGGAATTCTGGCGGAGGCTGGCGTCCACGCTTCAGGCGGCCGCCCCCTGCCCGGCGTCGAGCGTGAAGCCTATGCCGCCCTTCTGAAAGCCGGGTTTGAGCGGGTCGATTACGTCGCCATCCGCCACGCCGAGAACCTGACGCCGTTCCGCAACGACATCGTCGACGCCCCCGCGCGCATCCTGGCCGCCGCCTGGCTGGGCAAGACGCGACTGATCGACAATATGGCGGTCTGA
- a CDS encoding chorismate mutase — MPHSNLQQVWPEMADLTPEQQALAALRAEIDGIDDQILALFEQRLAIAATVGRAKDAPTGPHTKLRPDREQTVLSRMLKQAKPENAEAVEHLWREIVGWGLARQGRLQVQVWAPIEPTRAYDGARLRFGAAADIKMVRDPQKALAFAAEGHGIAVLAINTEDAWWMGLRREWSMLSVFDGYGGETPTSLAVGKIDPPALPKGRRVVVTAGGDAGDGGGARRWGLNTHHGWTIALTDADLAPGDAEGCVGAIG; from the coding sequence ATGCCCCATTCCAACCTTCAGCAAGTCTGGCCTGAGATGGCCGACCTGACACCCGAACAGCAGGCGCTGGCCGCCCTGCGCGCCGAGATCGACGGCATCGACGACCAGATCCTGGCGCTGTTCGAACAACGCCTCGCCATCGCCGCCACCGTCGGCCGGGCCAAGGACGCGCCCACGGGACCGCACACCAAGCTGCGTCCGGATCGAGAGCAGACGGTCCTCTCGCGTATGCTGAAGCAGGCCAAGCCCGAGAACGCCGAGGCGGTCGAGCATCTGTGGCGCGAGATCGTCGGATGGGGCCTGGCGCGCCAAGGCCGGCTTCAGGTCCAGGTCTGGGCGCCCATCGAACCGACACGCGCCTATGACGGCGCGCGCCTGCGTTTCGGGGCCGCCGCCGACATCAAGATGGTGCGCGATCCGCAAAAGGCCCTGGCTTTCGCCGCCGAGGGCCACGGCATCGCGGTGCTGGCGATCAATACCGAGGACGCCTGGTGGATGGGTCTGCGTCGCGAATGGTCGATGCTGAGCGTGTTCGACGGCTACGGCGGCGAGACCCCGACGTCTCTGGCGGTCGGCAAGATCGATCCGCCGGCTCTGCCCAAGGGCCGACGCGTGGTGGTTACGGCGGGTGGGGACGCCGGCGACGGCGGCGGCGCGCGGCGCTGGGGCCTGAACACCCACCACGGCTGGACAATCGCCCTGACCGATGCCGATCTGGCGCCAGGCGACGCCGAGGGCTGCGTCGGCGCAATCGGCTGA